A single window of Nicotiana sylvestris chromosome 3, ASM39365v2, whole genome shotgun sequence DNA harbors:
- the LOC104246173 gene encoding uncharacterized protein has protein sequence MEKVKLIRDRLRTAQSWQKSYADVRRRDLEFDEEGWVFLKVSPMKGVMRFGKKGKLSPRYVGPYKIIRCGVRVDLPLELEAVHPVFHVSMLRKCIGDPSHITPIEDIHIAEDLFYVEVPVAILDRQVRKLRTKEVASVKVLWRNNNIEEMTWEAEEEMRKKYPHIFTT, from the coding sequence ATGGAAAAGGTAAAACTTATTAGAGACCGGCTGCGTACAGCACAAAGTTGGCAGAAGTCTTATGCAGATGTTCGACGACGAGActtagaatttgatgaagaaggTTGGGTTTTCCTAaaagtatcgcctatgaagggcgtcatgcgatttggaaagaaggggaagCTCAGCCCCAGGTATGTTGGACCGTATAAGATTATTCGGTGTGGCGTACGAGTTGATTTGCCTTTAGAATTAGAAGCAGTCCATcctgtgtttcatgtatctatgttgcgGAAGTGCATTGGAGATCCTTCACATATTACGCCCATTGAGGATATTCACATTGCTGAAGACTTATTTTATGTAGAGGTACCAGTGGCTATTTTAGATCGGCAAGTAAGAAAGCTTCGAACTAAAGAAGTGGcttccgtgaaagtgttatggcgaaatAACAACATCGAGGAAATGACCTGGGAAGCGGAggaggaaatgaggaagaagtaCCCCCACATATTTACGACTTAA